The Natrinema pellirubrum DSM 15624 region ACCACCGAGCGCCGGCTCTGGGAGAACGGTGTGACCCACTGGGACGAGTTCGACGGCAGCGTCGTCGGCTCGACGCTCGCGGCACGGATCGAGACGTTCATCGAGGAGGGCCGGGCCCACCTCGAGCGGGGCGACGTCTCGCCGTTCGCCGAAGCGCTGCCGGCCGCGAGCCGCTGGCGCTGTTACGAGAACGTCAGCGACGAGACCTGCTTTCTGGACATCGAGACGACCGGCCTCGACGCGTCCTGCGAGGACGTGACGACGGTCAGCCTCCACCGGGGCGGCGAGACGAAGACCTTCGTCAAGGACCGCGATCTCACGGCCGCCCGCCTCGAGCGAGAACTCGACGACTCGGCCCTGCTGGTTACGTTCAACGGCCAGCGGTTCGACGTTCCCTTCCTCGAGACGTGTTTCGACGTCTCGGTCGATGTCCCCCACGTCGATCTCATGTACCCCTGCAAGAAGCTGGGGTTGGACGGCGGGCTGAAGGCGATCGAACGCGAGATCGGTATCGACCGGGACATGCCGGAGCTGAGCGGCCGCGATGCCGTCCGTCTCTGGCACGAGTACGAAAGTGGCGACGAGGGGTCCCTCGAGATGCTCGTCGAGTACAACCGGGCCGACACCCGCAACATGGAACCGCTGATGGAACACGTCGCCGACCGGCTCCACGAGGACGTCTTCGAGGCGGCAACGGCCGGCGACTGACTGCGATCGCGGTCCGCCCGCATCTCGAGGCCGCCAGCTGTGAGTGACCAGCTATACGGTACCCCCGCTCCTACGCGTTCGCCGATGGCCAACTACAGCTACGAGACCGAGATCGACGTCCGGCTCCGCGACATCGACTTCATGGGCCACGTCAACAATGCAGTCTACGCGACCTACCTCGAGCAGGCCCGGGAGGCCTACTTCCGGGACGTCCTCGATATCTCGCTCGAGGAAACGACGACCGTCCTCGTGAGCCTCGAGATCGAGTACGAGCGACCGATCGAGGCCGACGAGACGGTCACCGTCGCGCTTTCCGTGTCGGAACTTGGCGAGGCGAGCCTGCCGATGACCTACGAGGTCCGCGCCGACGGGGAGCGGGCAGCGACGGCCCGGACCGTACAGGTACTGGCCGATCCGGACGGAGACGGCTCGCGGCCGATTCCGGGAGAGTGGCGTCGACGGATCGAGAGTCAGCGGGAGTGAGCCGTTACTCGAGGTCCGTCTCGGGGTCGGAGACTTCTATTTCGCCGTCGCTGCCGACGACCACGTGATAGCCACAGAAGGGGAATTCGACGCGGCCGGTCGGCCGCTGTGTGCCGTTCGAGCGGGTCGCAAACAGTGCATCGAGCGCCTCCGGGTTGACGACATCGTAGAGTGCCTCGTACTCGGGCGGTTCGAGATCTACCGGATCGATGCCTTCCCGCTCGGCGACAGCGGCGATAATGTCGAAACAAACTGATTGACCGGCTGTCGCGTCGGAGCGATCGACTGAGAGTAGCATTGGCCGGACTCTTACTTCGATCGGATATAAATCCTCTGGCCCGAGCTTGAATTGAATAGACAGATCAGTTCAATAGCAGCCAATCCAGTACTCTGGTGTATTTATTGGGAACTAGTTTATAGATGATTCTACTATACTCAACAAATCTAAAACTATTCAAGGGTCGACAGTAACGGGGAAATAACCGGTTACGCCACCTATAACGGTAACTCAGTGAAAACGGACGGCCGACGACGAATCGAGGGGGGGACATGTTCGGGAAACCGTACTGGGTGGTTCGGGCAGTAGGAACGAGTACGATGAATCCCTTCTCGAGCGGGCGATCGGCGGACGACGGCGACGGGTTCGACGACCCCGAGGAGTTCGTTCCGGAACACCTCCCGGAACCGGGACGGTTCCTCGAGGGTCACGACCTCCTCGACGGAGAGGATCACGTCGCCTTCCACGATATCTCGCGGGAACTGTTCGAGGAACGGGGCGTCTACGACGCGACGTTCGGCTACAACCTCGCGCGGCTCAACCTCGACCAGCGCCATCCCGACGCCGGCTACCGGTACGCGGTCGACGCCGACGATCCGACGGTCCTGCGGGCGGAGTTCAGCCCGACCACGGAGTTCTGTCCCCAGGCCGACGCCCTCGTCAAGGGGTCGTTCCGCGCGTGGAACGGCCTCAGCGAGCGCCACGAGTACGACCTCGTCCGGGTGCGCGTCCGCGAGAGCCACCACCAGTCCGGTACCCTGAACGACGCGCTGGCCACCCTCGAGGATACCTACCTCGAGTCGGGCGAGATGCCCAGCGAACCCGATGGGCCGGCCGTACCGAGTCCGACCACCGCCGACGGGGACGAGGACGACTCGAGCGTCCAGTCGCCCTTCTGAGGATCGATGGCCGCGTCCGGGACCGCGGCGGCGACGGTCACGCGGTGGTCGCGGACGTTCGTTGCGGTCGGCGTCGGCTTCTTTCTCGCGTGGCAGGTCGCCGTCGCAGCCGGTCTCCCGAGGGCGGCGACGGTCCCGCTCGGCGTGTACGGGTTCGTCTTCCACGTCGTCTTCGGGAAGGCTTACACCCTCGTCCCGTCCTATTTCGCACGGGAGTTGGCAGTCCCGCTGGCACCCGCGATCCACCTGCCGTTCGCACTGCTTGGCACGCTCGGGTCGTTCACCGCCGGTGCCGGACGCGGGCCGGCTACGGTCGGTCCCGCGGCCGCGATCTGCTGGTTCGCCGGCGTGATCGTCTTCGTCACCGCGATCGGCTGGACCGTCCGCGACAACCCGACGGGACGGGAGACCGGAACCGGCGACACCGATGCCCACCGCCGGCGGGTCGACCGGTTCGCGAACGCCGCCGTCCCCGTCGTCGTCGCCTATCTGCTCGCCGGGTCGGCGCTGGAGGTGGCGCGGGCGTTCGGTCTCGAGCCGACGATCGCCCCCGCTGCCGGCCCGGCAACGACCCACCTGTTCGCGGCCGGAACGGCTGCTCTCCTCGTGTTTGCGATCGGGTTTCGCTTGCTGCCGCGGCTGCTGGTCGCCGACGTCCGTCCGGCGCTCGCGGCCGTCGTCTTGACTAGCGGCGTCGTCGGCCCCGTACTGCTCGCCGTCGACTTCCGTGGCGGACCGGTCTTCTCGCTCGGGGCCGGCCTCGAGGCGGTCGCGCTGATCGGCTTCGCGGCCGCCGTCACCGATCTCTCCCGACAGAGCGACCGCGACCGCGTCGGAAGCCGTGCGCTGCTGGGGGCCGCCGGCTGTGCCGGGGCCGTTGCCCTACTGGGGCTTGGATTCGCGTTCGCGTCCGCTGGGCTCCTGCCGGCGACCGCATACACCGCTCACTATCGGCTCGCCGTCGGCGGCTTCCTCGCGCTGACGATCGTCGGCGTCAGCTACCGCTTCTATCCGCCCGCGGTCGCCTCGCTGTCCTGGATCGGCGACCGCACTGCACGGGCCTCGATCGTGGCCCTGCTCGGCGGCCTCATACTCGAGGTCGCGGGGCTGCTCGCATCGCTCCCCGCGCTGGTCGGTCCCGGCCGCTGGCTCTCGGTCGTCGGGGCGGCCCTCTACGCCGCGGTCTGTTGGACGATCTTCCTCGAGCGGTCCGCGCTGACTGGCTGACGGGACAGTCGTGCGGTATCGAACGAGGGGATTGAGTCGGGTCGCAGCTCGGTCGCATCGCGCCGTGACGTTTTAGGTCCCGGACGAGACGTATCGGACGATGGCTACCGAGGCTTCCTTTACCGTCCCCTCCGACGAGTTCCCGCTGGGGACGGTGTTCGAACGGCTGCCGGAGGCGACAGTCGAACTCGAGCGGATCATCCCCGCTCGAGACGTCGTGATCCCCTACTTCTGGGTTCGCGGCACGGAGATCGACGACATCGAGAGCGCGTTCACGGACCATCCGGGCGTAGAGCGGATTCGGTCCGTCGACTCAGTCGAGGACGAGTATCTGTTGCGCGTCGAATGGGCGGTGGATTACGACGACGTGTTGACGGTCCTGACAGAAACGGAGATCGCGCTCATCGAGGCCGTCGGAACGAACGAACGGTGGACGTTCGACATTCGGGGCGACGACCGGAGCGACATCGCGGCGTTTCAGTCCCGCTGTACGGAGTTAGGCATCCCGATCACGTTGACGACGTTGAGCGCCCTCACCCCGGTTGAAACGGCCACCGAAGCGGCCGTGACCGAGACCCAACAGGAGGCGCTGGAACTCGCCTACGAGCGGGGCTATTTCGAATCGCCGCGCGAAGTGACGATGGCGGAGATCGGCGACGAACTCGGGATCACACAGCAGGCCGTCGCGTCCCGGCTCCGGCGAGGCATCAACCACGTTCTCGGCGATACGCTCTCCGACGTCTCGGTCGATCGCCGAGCGGATCGGTAAAAGGGATTTGAATACTAAAAAGTGAGCGTGAAGCCCGAAGGCATGCTGAAACACGCGTAATGAGCGAGAACCCGATCGCGTTCGAAACGGTACTCGACCTCTGTCGGAGCCGGCGCCGTCGCGTCGTCCTCGCGGTACTCGACGCGGAGCGGCGGCCGTTGACGGTGAACGATCTCAGGCGGACGGTCCTCACCTCCCTCCACCGGACCGCAGTCACCGACGCTTCCGACGA contains the following coding sequences:
- a CDS encoding ribonuclease H-like domain-containing protein — protein: MRIENSFIPVHGVGETTERRLWENGVTHWDEFDGSVVGSTLAARIETFIEEGRAHLERGDVSPFAEALPAASRWRCYENVSDETCFLDIETTGLDASCEDVTTVSLHRGGETKTFVKDRDLTAARLERELDDSALLVTFNGQRFDVPFLETCFDVSVDVPHVDLMYPCKKLGLDGGLKAIEREIGIDRDMPELSGRDAVRLWHEYESGDEGSLEMLVEYNRADTRNMEPLMEHVADRLHEDVFEAATAGD
- a CDS encoding acyl-CoA thioesterase, producing the protein MANYSYETEIDVRLRDIDFMGHVNNAVYATYLEQAREAYFRDVLDISLEETTTVLVSLEIEYERPIEADETVTVALSVSELGEASLPMTYEVRADGERAATARTVQVLADPDGDGSRPIPGEWRRRIESQRE
- a CDS encoding HalOD1 output domain-containing protein, translating into MLLSVDRSDATAGQSVCFDIIAAVAEREGIDPVDLEPPEYEALYDVVNPEALDALFATRSNGTQRPTGRVEFPFCGYHVVVGSDGEIEVSDPETDLE
- a CDS encoding helix-turn-helix domain-containing protein, which codes for MATEASFTVPSDEFPLGTVFERLPEATVELERIIPARDVVIPYFWVRGTEIDDIESAFTDHPGVERIRSVDSVEDEYLLRVEWAVDYDDVLTVLTETEIALIEAVGTNERWTFDIRGDDRSDIAAFQSRCTELGIPITLTTLSALTPVETATEAAVTETQQEALELAYERGYFESPREVTMAEIGDELGITQQAVASRLRRGINHVLGDTLSDVSVDRRADR